Proteins from one Bombyx mori chromosome 25, ASM3026992v2 genomic window:
- the LOC101744782 gene encoding uncharacterized protein LOC101744782 isoform X1 encodes MEQMYLIEIFIDKVTVFASDENEKSGADKNLIIKIKFGPKVQFIIKEGQLAVNEKTTDDIVECDENGRRKWSRTIRVGKSYLFPSYPDTVLMILSKFPLEIEVWNDDENEVEIFVGIGTMHWDTMFFHMLKDTAEACKLHEPLSIKQCTPLFAECCCRQVGEISFILRLSALGDSIITEFQQLMKDPESFVFRTNKAPSMFQCKRVDGADPNFCMVGSLYETTTLEDPDIAESARKKIEICTELQNCGAGGGAGQATCDHAEDDMMQTQKKYPIDKIRMGDITGPCGNANCALAHKVKTYLRNLDSYKVASGGVSGTKDENSRKACGTCSCKDDRWHRETCPENENSDGAQNNAVCTGCSGIVKKGDTCEDKKNKMYGTGATPKGSKTHVAYVFSVTKVPDFNQSLFGQNYTIGNFTNNSNGAPVVSKIENQRFNEVGCCCQKLGQIQIETERQKSTKSIPQTSNAQYKEIMNSLVYLADTSDLKRKIPIYNCTELTNEKDCKCDPPKPKPPCKTLDCDCIAETANIAARKAHKPYCPSYKHKNNCPVTYLMHEDEEKKKPEDDEDEIEPLPYGLPPVQLGPCPVLGRPCTVPDGFARMYKTAALPTQPPSYSDAGKVCCSKEYERIKKAIREYMKKDKDDDFRCVNKFNVDTERRCCDKEQRLFPLTGKSCCGSHKLSIQEKFKEEKKHD; translated from the coding sequence ATGGAGCAAATGTACCTGATAGAGATATTCATTGACAAAGTGACAGTTTTTGCGTCTGACGAGAACGAAAAGAGCGGAGCAGACAAGAATttgattatcaaaataaaattcgGTCCTAAAGTGCAGTTCATCATCAAGGAAGGTCAGTTGGCAGTGAATGAAAAGACAACGGACGACATCGTGGAGTGTGACGAAAATGGACGGAGGAAATGGTCACGAACAATAAGGGTTGGAAAATCTTATCTGTTCCCTTCATATCCCGATACTGTTCTGATGATCCTCAGCAAGTTTCCTTTAGAGATTGAGGTTTGGAACGAcgatgaaaatgaggttgaaaTCTTCGTTGGAATCGGTACAATGCACTGGGATACGATGTTTTTCCATATGCTCAAAGACACTGCAGAAGCTTGTAAACTCCACGAACCGTTATCAATTAAACAATGCACTCCGTTATTTGCTGAATGTTGCTGCAGGCAGGTCGGCGAGATATCCTTCATTCTTCGACTAAGTGCTTTAGGAGACAGTATTATAACAGAGTTTCAACAATTAATGAAAGATCCAGAATCTTTCGTATTTCGGACAAACAAAGCGCCTAGTATGTTTCAGTGCAAGAGAGTAGATGGTGCTGATCCCAATTTTTGTATGGTAGGAAGTTTGTATGAAACAACAACATTAGAAGATCCGGACATTGCTGAATCGGCACGTAAAAAGATTGAAATTTGCACAGAGCTCCAAAATTGTGGCGCGGGGGGAGGAGCAGGGCAAGCGACATGCGACCATGCAGAAGATGATATGATGCAAACTCAAAAGAAATACCCTATTGATAAAATAAGAATGGGCGATATTACGGGACCGTGTGGCAACGCAAATTGTGCACTAGCACATAAAGTTAAGACGTATTTAAGAAATCTAGATAGCTACAAAGTTGCGTCTGGTGGTGTTTCTGGGACAAAAGATGAAAATAGCAGAAAAGCATGTGGAACTTGTTCATGTAAAGACGACCGTTGGCATAGAGAGACTTGCCCTGAAAATGAAAATTCAGATGGTGCACAAAATAATGCTGTGTGCACAGGATGTAGTGGAATAGTTAAAAAAGGGGATACTTGTGAagacaagaaaaataaaatgtatggtACTGGGGCAACTCCTAAAGGCAGCAAAACGCATGTTGCATACGTATTTAGTGTCACAAAAGTACCAGACTTTAACCAAAGTTTATTTGGCCAGAATTATACTATTGGCAATTTTACTAACAACAGCAACGGAGCTCCAGTCGTAAGCAAAATTGAAAACCAAAGATTCAATGAAGTTGGATGCTGCTGTCAAAAGTTAGGTCAAATACAGATAGAAACAGAGAGACAAAAAAGTACTAAATCTATTCCGCAAACTTCAAATGCACAATACAAGGAAATCATGAATTCTCTCGTTTATCTCGCTGATACAAGCGACCTAAAGCGAAAGATACCCATTTATAATTGTACGGAGTTGACGAACGAAAAAGATTGTAAATGTGATCCCCCAAAACCAAAACCTCCATGCAAAACCTTAGACTGCGACTGCATAGCAGAAACTGCTAATATTGCCGCCAGAAAAGCTCACAAACCTTACTGCCCCTCttataaacacaaaaacaatTGTCCTGTCACTTATTTAATGCATGAAGACGAGGAAAAGAAGAAACCAGAGGACGACGAAGATGAAATAGAACCATTACCGTACGGCTTGCCACCAGTTCAGCTGGGTCCTTGTCCGGTGCTGGGCAGACCTTGCACAGTACCCGATGGTTTTGCGAGAATGTACAAGACAGCGGCATTGCCAACGCAACCGCCGAGCTACAGTGACGCCGGCAAAGTTTGTTGCTCTAAAGAATACGAAAGAATTAAAAAGGCTATCAGAGAATATATGAAGAAGGACAAAGATGATGATTTCAGATGTGTTAATAAGTTTAATGTGGATACAGAGCGTCGTTGCTGCGATAAGGAGCAGCGTCTCTTTCCGTTAACCGGCAAGTCTTGTTGTGGCTCGCATAAGCTATCCATACAAGAGAAATTTAAAGAGGAAAAGAAGCACGACtga